From Rhea pennata isolate bPtePen1 chromosome 26, bPtePen1.pri, whole genome shotgun sequence, the proteins below share one genomic window:
- the NAGLU gene encoding alpha-N-acetylglucosaminidase: MAAPLRLAALGAMLAAARAAPPPPVRAGAADARQEAAVRALARRVLGARAAAAIALSVDGSLAAGGRDAYRLRSPPGAAVAVAVAVAGSSGVAAAAGLHRYLRDFCGCHLSWSGAQLRLPDPLPRVPAEIRASSPGRFRYYQNVCTQSYSYVWWDWARWEEEIDWMALSGINLALAFVGQEAIWQRVYLSLGLNQSEIDEYFTGPAFLAWNRMGNLHSWAGPLPQAWHLKQLYVQYRVLERMRSLGMITVLPAFAGHVPQGVLRVFPRVNATRLGGWSHFDCTYSCTYLLDPEDPMFQVIGTLFLKELIKEFGTDHIYSADTFNEMNPLSSDPAYLSRVSNAVFRSMTGADPEALWLMQGWLFQHQPDFWQPAQVRALLHGVPLGRMIVLDLFAESKPVYQWTESFYGQPFIWCMLHNFGGNHGLFGTVEAINHGPFAARRFPNSTMVGTGLAPEGIEQNDIVYELMNELGWRHEPLDLPSWVARYAERRYGAPNAAAAGAWQLLLRSVYNCTGVCVNHNHSPLVRRPSLHMDTEVWYNKSDVYEAWRLLLSAGVELGSSPTFRYDLVDVTRQAAQQLVSDYYLSIRQAFQSHSLPDLLTAGGVLVYDLLPELNSLLSSHSLFLLGRWLESARAVATSDREAEQYELNARNQVTLWGPNGNILDYANKQLGGLVLDYYGVRWSLFVSALVESLNSGSPFHQDQFNQAVFQVERGFIYNKKRYPSVPVGDTLEISKKIFLKYYPSAMRRG, encoded by the exons ATGGCGGCGCCGCTGCGGCTGGCGGCGCTGGGCGCCATGTtggcggcggcccgggccgcgccgccgccgccggtgcgggccggcgcggcggacgcgcggcaggaggcggcggtgcgggcGCTGGCGCGGCGCGTGCTGggcgcgcgggccgccgccgccattgCGCTGTCGGTGGACGGCTCGCTGGCGGCCGGCGGGCGGGACGCCTACCGGCTGCGctcgccgcccggcgccgccgtggccgtggccgtggccgtggccggCTCCAGCGGCgtggcggccgccgccggcctccaCCGCTACCTGCGCGACTTCTGCGGCTGCCACCTCTCCTGGTCCGGGGCGCAGCTCCGCCTGCCCGACCCGCTACCGCGGGTGCCCGCCGAGATCCGCGCCAGCAGCCCCGGCAG GTTCCGCTACTACCAGAACGTCTGCACCCAGAGCTACTCCTACGTCTGGTGGGACTGGGCGCGCTGGGAGGAGGAGATCGACTGGATGGCCCTCAGCGGCATCAACCTGGCGCTGGCCTTCGTGGGGCAGGAGGCCATCTGGCAGCGG GTGTACCTCTCCTTGGGCCTGAACCAGTCGGAGATAGATGAGTACTTCACGGGGCCGGCGTTCCTGGCGTGGAACCGGATGGGAAACCTCCACAGCTGGGCAGGGCCATTGCCGCAGGCCTGGCACCTCAAACAGCTTTATGTGCAG TACAGGGTCCTGGAGAGGATGCGCTCGCTGGGGATGATCACGGTGCTGCCGGCCTTTGCAGGCCATGTGCCCCAGGGTGTCCTCAG GGTTTTCCCACGTGTGAATGCCACTCGCCTCGGGGGCTGGAGCCACTTTGACTGTACATACTCATGTACCTACTTGCTGGACCCTGAGGACCCCATGTTCCAGGTCATCGGGACCCTGTTCCTGAAGGAGCTGATCAAGGAGTTTGGCACAGACCACATCTACAGCGCTGACACCTTCAATGAGATGAACCCACTGTCCTCCGACCCCGCGTACCTCTCCAGGGTCAGCAATGCTGTCTTCAGGTCCATGACCGGAG CTGACCCCGAGGCGCTGTGGCTGATGCAGGGCTGGCTCTTCCAACACCAGCCGGACTTCTGGCAGCCGGCACAGGTGCGGGCCCTGCTGCACGGCGTGCCCCTCGGCAGGATGATCGTTCTCGACCTCTTCGCAGAGTCCAAGCCTGTGTACCAGTGGACAGAGTCCTTCTATGGGCAGCCCTTCATCTGGTGCATGCTGCACAACTTCGGTGGCAACCACGGCCTCTTCGGCACCGTGGAGGCTATCAACCACGGCCCTTTTGCAGCTCGGCGCTTCCCCAACTCCACCATGGTGGGCACTGGGCTGGCGCCTGAGGGCATTGAACAGAATGACATAGTGTACGAACTGATGAATGAACTGGGCTGGCGCCACGAGCCCCTTGACCTCCCGAGCTGGGTCGCCCGCTATGCCGAGCGCCGCTATGGTGCCCCGAACGCTGCGGCGGCCGGTGCCTGGCAGCTGCTCCTCCGCAGTGTGTACAACTGCACGGGCGTCTGTGTCAACCATAACCACAGCCCGCTGGTGCGCCGGCCCTCCCTGCACATGGACACCGAGGTCTGGTACAACAAGAGCGACGTGTACGAAGCGTGGCGCCTGCTGCTGAGCGCTGGCGTGGAGCTGGGCTCCAGCCCCACCTTCAGGTATGACCTGGTGGATGTCACGCGGCAGGCGGCTCAGCAGCTGGTGAGCGACTACTACCTGAGCATCCGGCAGGCCTTCCAGAGCCACTCGCTGCCGGACCTGCTCACGGCTGGCGGTGTCCTGGTCTACGACCTGCTCCCGGAGCTCAACAGCCTCCTGTCCAGCcacagcctcttcctgctggGCCGGTGGCTGGAGAGTGCCCGTGCCGTGGCCACCAGCGACAGGGAGGCCGAGCAGTATGAGCTGAATGCCCGGAACCAGGTGACGCTGTGGGGGCCCAACGGCAACATCCTGGATTATGCCAACAAGCAGCTGGGGGGGCTGGTGCTGGACTACTATGGGGTACGTTGGAGCCTCTTCGTCTCAGCCCTTGTGGAGAGCCTCAATTCAGGCAGCCCCTTCCACCAGGACCAGTTCAACCAGGCCGTCTTCCAGGTAGAGAGAGGCTTCATCTACAACAAGAAGCGCTACCCCTCAGTGCCTGTTGGGGACACGCTGGAGATCTCCAAGAAGATATTCCTCAAATACTACCCTAGTGCCATGAGACGTGGCTAG
- the HSD17B1 gene encoding 17-beta-hydroxysteroid dehydrogenase type 1 isoform X2, with product MEKTTVLITGCSSGIGLALAARLASDAAQRFKVYATMRDPAKGERLRERLGGCRADALEVLQLDVTNPRSLADAAQRLQGQRLDVLVCNAGVGLMGPLETCSEQAMKSVFDVNLFGAVRTIQAFLPAMKRRRAGRIVVSSSIGGLQGVPFNSVYCASKFAVEGLCESLAVVLQPFNVHVTLVECGPVNTSFLDNLQRPDPEGAELQGLDAETRGLYRRYLRHCQSLFREAAQDVEEVVQVFLEALSSPRPPLRCLTTQRFAPLARLRLGSPDGSDFLRAMHAFVFGGEEA from the exons ATGGAGAAAACCACGGTGCTAATCACAGGCTGCTCCTCCGGCATCGGCCTGGCGCTGGCGGCACGGCTGGCGTCTGACGCTGCCCAGAGGTTTAAAG TGTACGCCACGATGCGCGACCCGGCCAAGGGCGAGCGGCTGCGGGAGCGCCTGGGCGGCTGCCGCGCCGACGCGCTGGAGGTCCTGCAGCTCGACGTCACCAACCCGCGCTCGCTGGCCGACGCCGCGCAGCGGCTGCAGGGGCAGCGGCTGGACGTGCTGG TGTGCAACGCCGGCGTGGGCCTGATGGGCCCCTTGGAGACCTGCTCCGAGCAAGCCATGAAGAGCGTCTTCGACGTGAACCTCTTCGGGGCCGTCCGCACCATCCAGGCCTTCCTGCCCGCCATGAAGCGCCGCAGGGCCGGGAGGATCGTGGTCTCCAGCAGCATCGGGGGGCTGCAAG GGGTGCCCTTCAACTCCGTGTACTGCGCCAGCAAGTTCGCGGTGGAGGGCCTGTGCGAGAGCCTGGCCGTCGTCCTGCAGCCCTTCAACGTCCA CGTCACGCTGGTCGAGTGCGGCCCCGTCAACACCAGCTTCCTGGACAACCTGCAGCGCCCGGACCCCGAGGGGGCCGAGCTGCAGGGCCTCGATGCCGAGACACGCGGCCTCTACCGCCGGTACCTGCGGCACTGCCAGAGCCTCTTCCGCGAGGCCGCCCAGGACGTGGAGGAGGTGGTGCAG GTGTTCCTGGAGGCCCTGAGCagcccccgcccgccgctgcGCTGCCTCACCACCCAGCGCTTCGCCCCGCTCGCCCGCCTGCGCCTCGGCAGCCCCGACGGCTCCGACTTCCTCCGCGCCATGCACGCCTTCGTCTTCGGCGGCGAGGAGGCCTAG
- the HSD17B1 gene encoding 17-beta-hydroxysteroid dehydrogenase type 1 isoform X1, whose protein sequence is MEKTTVLITGCSSGIGLALAARLASDAAQRFKVYATMRDPAKGERLRERLGGCRADALEVLQLDVTNPRSLADAAQRLQGQRLDVLVCNAGVGLMGPLETCSEQAMKSVFDVNLFGAVRTIQAFLPAMKRRRAGRIVVSSSIGGLQGGRVLPHGLPCRAGSRRGGARLSGRRSAPGVPFNSVYCASKFAVEGLCESLAVVLQPFNVHVTLVECGPVNTSFLDNLQRPDPEGAELQGLDAETRGLYRRYLRHCQSLFREAAQDVEEVVQVFLEALSSPRPPLRCLTTQRFAPLARLRLGSPDGSDFLRAMHAFVFGGEEA, encoded by the exons ATGGAGAAAACCACGGTGCTAATCACAGGCTGCTCCTCCGGCATCGGCCTGGCGCTGGCGGCACGGCTGGCGTCTGACGCTGCCCAGAGGTTTAAAG TGTACGCCACGATGCGCGACCCGGCCAAGGGCGAGCGGCTGCGGGAGCGCCTGGGCGGCTGCCGCGCCGACGCGCTGGAGGTCCTGCAGCTCGACGTCACCAACCCGCGCTCGCTGGCCGACGCCGCGCAGCGGCTGCAGGGGCAGCGGCTGGACGTGCTGG TGTGCAACGCCGGCGTGGGCCTGATGGGCCCCTTGGAGACCTGCTCCGAGCAAGCCATGAAGAGCGTCTTCGACGTGAACCTCTTCGGGGCCGTCCGCACCATCCAGGCCTTCCTGCCCGCCATGAAGCGCCGCAGGGCCGGGAGGATCGTGGTCTCCAGCAGCATCGGGGGGCTGCAAGGTGGGAGAGTCCTGCCCCACGGGCTGCCCTGCCGAGCCGGGTCCCGCCGGGGAGGGGCCCGGCTCTCAGGGCGCCGCTCTGCCCCAGGGGTGCCCTTCAACTCCGTGTACTGCGCCAGCAAGTTCGCGGTGGAGGGCCTGTGCGAGAGCCTGGCCGTCGTCCTGCAGCCCTTCAACGTCCA CGTCACGCTGGTCGAGTGCGGCCCCGTCAACACCAGCTTCCTGGACAACCTGCAGCGCCCGGACCCCGAGGGGGCCGAGCTGCAGGGCCTCGATGCCGAGACACGCGGCCTCTACCGCCGGTACCTGCGGCACTGCCAGAGCCTCTTCCGCGAGGCCGCCCAGGACGTGGAGGAGGTGGTGCAG GTGTTCCTGGAGGCCCTGAGCagcccccgcccgccgctgcGCTGCCTCACCACCCAGCGCTTCGCCCCGCTCGCCCGCCTGCGCCTCGGCAGCCCCGACGGCTCCGACTTCCTCCGCGCCATGCACGCCTTCGTCTTCGGCGGCGAGGAGGCCTAG